Below is a window of Candidatus Desulfatibia profunda DNA.
CCGATATCGTATCGTTTGAACGTCATATTCTATCTACAAAGCTTGCCATTGAAAAATCCCTTCCGGATGATGCGCTTATTTTTCTTGATCGGGGCGTCCCGGACAGTATAGGGTATTATCTTTCGGAAGGACTGCCTCCGGACGAACCGATACAAAAGAGCCAGCTTATCCGGTATAAAAATATTTTTTTCTTCGAAAGACTCAAGTTTGAAAAAGACCCGGTGCGGTCGGAAGATGATAAGATCGCATCCAGACTGGGTCACCTCTTGAAAACAAGCTATCATATGCTGGGTTATG
It encodes the following:
- a CDS encoding ATP-binding protein, with translation MRLTNWHVITGAPCSGKSAVICALERLGYQVVHEVARAFIDEELQKGKHIDQIKADIVSFERHILSTKLAIEKSLPDDALIFLDRGVPDSIGYYLSEGLPPDEPIQKSQLIRYKNIFFFERLKFEKDPVRSEDDKIASRLGHLLKTSYHMLGYDVIHVPALSVQERIDFVLNRL